From one Peredibacter starrii genomic stretch:
- a CDS encoding TetR/AcrR family transcriptional regulator, which yields MTDQNIDTKKKIMEIARVLFAHQGFEGTSVRDIARSAEVNVASVNYHFSSKEKLFLEILNAGYIECAQEVKRLYEVSHGNLESTLVELFKYYMANSPDLLSHFKMMMSSQHSHNLVSQGTDDGYFGPPGGSIITEAIKKEVGEKSEEEIVWAMRTLFSHVSHLALIHACVLKNNTQIAFSSDEDHEKSIRRVVRLVLSDLKNSP from the coding sequence ATGACAGATCAAAATATTGATACCAAAAAGAAGATCATGGAAATTGCGCGAGTTCTATTCGCGCATCAGGGATTTGAAGGAACTTCGGTCCGTGATATTGCCCGTTCAGCCGAAGTGAATGTGGCCTCAGTGAACTATCACTTCTCCAGCAAAGAGAAGCTTTTCCTTGAAATCCTTAATGCTGGATACATTGAGTGTGCTCAGGAAGTTAAACGTCTCTATGAAGTGAGCCATGGAAATTTGGAGTCGACCCTTGTTGAACTTTTCAAATACTACATGGCCAATAGTCCTGATCTTCTTTCGCATTTCAAAATGATGATGTCATCTCAGCACTCGCATAATCTCGTTTCGCAGGGAACGGATGATGGCTATTTCGGTCCTCCAGGCGGAAGTATCATCACCGAGGCCATTAAAAAAGAAGTAGGCGAGAAGTCTGAAGAGGAAATTGTCTGGGCGATGCGCACACTTTTTAGCCATGTTTCTCATCTGGCCTTGATTCATGCATGTGTATTGAAAAACAATACTCAGATTGCCTTCTCAAGCGACGAAGATCATGAAAAGAGCATACGCAGGGTGGTTCGACTCGTTCTATCTGACCTTAAGAATTCTCCATAA